The Staphylococcus sp. KG4-3 genome has a window encoding:
- a CDS encoding GNAT family N-acetyltransferase, producing MAEIKQGSNKFYIGDDENNPQAQITFQPQGDNQINIDHTGVPKELGGQGIGSQLVKSVVDYARENNLKVVATCPFAKNVIEKNDEYQDVYAG from the coding sequence ATGGCTGAAATTAAACAAGGTTCAAACAAGTTTTATATCGGTGACGACGAAAATAATCCACAAGCACAAATCACTTTCCAACCTCAAGGAGATAATCAAATCAATATTGACCACACTGGCGTCCCTAAAGAACTAGGTGGCCAAGGTATCGGTTCACAATTAGTAAAATCCGTAGTTGATTATGCTCGCGAAAATAACTTAAAAGTTGTTGCTACTTGCCCATTTGCTAAAAACGTGATTGAAAAAAATGATGAATACCAAGATGTCTACGCTGGATAA
- a CDS encoding ABC transporter ATP-binding protein: MTEYEHANLTAKDQGSVLIRLFKYTLPYKWIIILAFLTLIISTVASMMTPYMVKIFIDDYLTPQDFPRSAMIWLIAIFLSVQIIGALTLYFSQYLFQYLAFKVIQQLRIDAFNKLGKLGMKYFDEVPSGSIVSRLTNDTETIVDMIVGVFSTFIMALFLMISSYIMMFVLDVKLALIALVFLPIIFVILSTYRKYSAYLFSKSRQRLSDLNSKLAESIEGMKIIQAFNQERRLNKEFNQINDEHYHYMLKTVKLDSLLLRPAISSISIFAIVMILAYFGIISFTTGVTAGVVFAFIQYMERFFEPINQVSQNLNILQQALVSASRVFALIDDDTYEPQQNEIESNHINSGKIEFENISFSYDGNTDVLKNINFTANPGEMIALVGHTGSGKSSIINLFMRFYEYQRGDIKIDGHSLKTIPKSELKEKIGLVLQDAFIFYGTIASNIKLYHPTMTYEQVKAAAKFVHANRFIEQLPEQYQHKVIEKGSAFSSGQRQLIAFARTIATDPKILILDEATANIDSETEEQIQQSLNEMRKGRTTLAIAHRLSTIQDADQIFVLNRGEIVECGTHEQLITQKGIYHNMYLLQNG; this comes from the coding sequence ATGACTGAATACGAACACGCTAACTTAACCGCTAAAGACCAAGGAAGTGTGCTGATAAGGTTATTTAAATACACATTACCCTATAAGTGGATTATTATTTTAGCATTCTTAACATTGATTATATCAACTGTTGCCAGCATGATGACGCCCTATATGGTGAAAATATTTATTGATGATTATTTAACGCCACAAGACTTTCCGAGAAGTGCTATGATTTGGCTCATTGCGATTTTCTTAAGTGTACAAATAATTGGTGCATTAACACTTTATTTTAGCCAATATCTCTTTCAATATTTAGCGTTTAAAGTGATTCAACAATTGAGGATTGATGCTTTTAATAAACTAGGGAAATTAGGAATGAAATATTTTGATGAAGTACCGAGTGGTAGTATTGTCTCACGACTAACAAATGATACCGAAACAATTGTGGACATGATCGTGGGAGTGTTCTCAACTTTTATTATGGCCTTATTTCTGATGATATCTAGTTATATCATGATGTTTGTATTAGACGTCAAATTAGCTTTAATAGCGCTTGTCTTTTTGCCTATTATTTTTGTTATCTTGTCTACTTATCGTAAGTATTCAGCGTATTTATTTTCAAAATCAAGACAGCGTTTATCTGATTTGAATTCAAAATTAGCAGAGTCAATTGAAGGCATGAAAATTATACAAGCTTTTAATCAAGAAAGACGATTAAACAAAGAGTTCAATCAGATTAATGATGAACATTATCATTATATGTTGAAAACAGTGAAACTAGATAGTTTACTGTTAAGACCGGCTATTAGTTCTATCTCAATCTTTGCTATTGTAATGATTCTTGCTTATTTCGGTATAATTAGTTTTACCACTGGCGTGACAGCAGGTGTAGTTTTTGCATTTATTCAATACATGGAACGCTTTTTTGAACCGATTAATCAAGTTAGCCAAAACTTAAATATTTTACAGCAAGCGCTTGTATCGGCGAGTAGAGTTTTTGCGCTAATCGATGACGATACTTATGAGCCACAGCAAAATGAAATTGAATCAAATCACATAAATTCTGGGAAAATAGAGTTTGAAAATATTAGTTTTAGTTATGATGGCAATACTGATGTACTAAAAAATATTAATTTTACTGCTAATCCTGGAGAAATGATAGCACTTGTTGGTCACACAGGATCTGGTAAAAGTTCAATCATCAATTTATTTATGAGGTTTTATGAATATCAACGAGGAGATATTAAGATAGATGGACATTCCCTCAAGACAATACCTAAATCAGAATTAAAAGAAAAAATTGGTTTAGTATTACAGGATGCATTTATCTTTTATGGAACTATAGCGTCTAATATAAAATTATATCACCCTACAATGACGTATGAACAAGTGAAGGCAGCGGCAAAATTTGTTCATGCTAATCGTTTTATTGAGCAATTACCTGAACAATATCAGCACAAAGTAATTGAAAAGGGTAGTGCTTTTTCAAGTGGTCAAAGGCAGTTAATTGCATTTGCTAGAACAATTGCTACAGACCCTAAAATTTTAATTTTAGATGAAGCAACTGCCAATATTGATTCTGAGACTGAAGAACAGATACAACAATCATTAAATGAAATGCGTAAAGGTCGGACAACATTAGCGATAGCTCATCGATTATCTACAATTCAAGATGCGGACCAGATTTTTGTTTTGAATCGAGGTGAGATAGTCGAATGTGGTACTCATGAACAATTAATTACACAAAAAGGCATATATCATAATATGTATTTACTTCAAAATGGTTAA
- a CDS encoding MarR family winged helix-turn-helix transcriptional regulator has translation MDRTKESLNSFVGLNRTLDHLMKIVRKDVQRHGLNVTEFAVMELLYNKGDQPIQRIGNRVLIASSSITYVVDKLEEKGCVSRQRDEQDKRVTNASLTEKGYAMMDEIFPDHASTLESTFSVLTNDEITVLQHALKKLSAQPIE, from the coding sequence ATGGATCGTACGAAAGAATCTTTAAATTCGTTTGTTGGTTTAAATAGAACGTTAGATCATTTAATGAAGATTGTTAGAAAGGATGTCCAAAGGCATGGCTTAAACGTAACTGAATTTGCAGTTATGGAATTACTTTATAACAAAGGCGACCAACCGATACAGCGTATTGGTAATAGAGTACTTATTGCGAGCAGTAGTATTACCTATGTCGTGGATAAACTTGAAGAAAAGGGATGCGTCAGTAGACAACGGGATGAACAGGATAAACGTGTGACGAACGCGTCGTTAACTGAAAAAGGCTATGCAATGATGGATGAAATTTTTCCTGATCATGCTTCAACATTAGAATCAACATTTTCAGTGTTAACTAATGACGAAATAACTGTATTGCAACATGCTTTAAAAAAACTAAGTGCTCAACCTATAGAATAG
- a CDS encoding VOC family protein, translating to MSFHDNQSIQVTNITLNVADLAKMTTFYTQILGLSIKLESNTGVTFNIGSNGHSLTLQEVKDGRRPSMRESGLFHIALLLPNRQDLGNFLYHAASLGVQIGGGDHLVSEALYFDDPEGNGIEIYADRPKENWLWEDNKVKMDTLAVDVDDLVSQRSKAGWQGMPTNAKIGHLHLKAANLEKSKDFYLNKLGLEHISDFPQALFMSTNHYHHHIAINTWQSNIVRQDNDSSLGLSKVSIYKPNTHREQFEGPEGFEIIIHSNESFVADKI from the coding sequence ATGTCTTTTCACGATAATCAATCAATTCAAGTCACTAATATCACTTTAAATGTTGCTGATTTAGCAAAAATGACAACTTTCTATACACAAATTTTAGGCTTATCCATAAAGTTAGAGTCTAATACAGGCGTTACTTTCAATATAGGAAGTAACGGACATAGCTTAACTTTACAAGAAGTCAAAGATGGTAGACGTCCTTCTATGAGAGAATCAGGACTATTCCATATCGCCTTGTTATTGCCTAACAGACAAGATTTAGGTAATTTTTTATATCACGCCGCAAGTTTAGGCGTACAAATTGGAGGTGGAGACCACCTTGTTAGTGAGGCATTGTATTTCGATGATCCTGAAGGTAATGGCATTGAGATTTATGCTGATCGACCTAAAGAGAATTGGCTATGGGAAGATAATAAAGTCAAGATGGATACACTTGCAGTAGATGTCGATGACTTAGTATCACAACGTAGTAAAGCTGGATGGCAAGGCATGCCCACCAATGCGAAAATTGGCCACTTACATTTGAAAGCAGCCAATTTAGAGAAATCAAAAGATTTCTATTTAAACAAACTTGGACTTGAGCATATCTCTGATTTTCCCCAAGCACTTTTCATGTCTACAAACCATTACCATCATCACATCGCTATTAACACATGGCAATCCAATATCGTACGCCAAGACAATGATAGCAGCCTTGGTTTATCAAAAGTGTCGATTTATAAACCAAATACGC
- a CDS encoding metal ABC transporter solute-binding protein, Zn/Mn family, which produces MRKSIILIMACVVVVMLSACDNINKGENKDVSSKNKLKIYTTAFAFQSFTEQIGGKYVDVESIYPPGADMHTFEPTQKEMVNIAKGDLFIYSNQEMDPVAKKIAGSINNKDLKLALAAGFTHDDLVVSHEHEHEHEGHAHDHEEVGHDHEEGSEDPHVWLDPVLNKKMVKSIKDDLIKKDPQHKVYYENNYNQVVNDLDNINQRLNEITEHPKRDTVVISHDSIGYLANRYGFKQEGVSGMNNEEPSQRDLMNIVNNIKQTKQPYVLYEQNISSKVTDVIQKESNSTPLSFHNMATLSKEESKESNITYQSLMKRNIKSLDKALNE; this is translated from the coding sequence TTGAGAAAAAGTATAATACTCATTATGGCATGTGTAGTTGTTGTGATGTTGAGTGCATGTGACAATATCAATAAAGGCGAAAACAAAGACGTCAGTTCAAAAAATAAACTTAAAATTTATACTACAGCATTTGCGTTTCAAAGTTTTACTGAACAAATAGGCGGTAAATATGTAGATGTAGAATCTATCTATCCGCCAGGAGCCGATATGCATACCTTTGAACCAACACAAAAGGAAATGGTCAATATTGCAAAAGGCGATTTATTTATTTATTCTAACCAAGAAATGGATCCAGTTGCTAAAAAAATTGCAGGTTCTATAAATAATAAAGATTTAAAATTAGCATTAGCAGCTGGTTTTACACATGACGATTTAGTTGTAAGTCATGAACATGAGCACGAGCATGAAGGGCATGCACATGATCACGAAGAGGTGGGTCATGACCATGAAGAAGGCAGTGAAGACCCTCATGTTTGGCTAGACCCAGTACTTAATAAAAAAATGGTGAAATCAATCAAGGATGATTTAATAAAAAAAGATCCTCAACATAAAGTTTATTACGAGAACAATTATAATCAAGTCGTTAACGATTTAGATAATATCAACCAAAGATTAAATGAAATTACAGAGCATCCAAAGCGTGACACTGTAGTGATTTCTCATGATTCTATTGGTTATTTAGCCAATCGTTATGGGTTTAAACAAGAAGGTGTCAGTGGTATGAATAATGAAGAACCAAGTCAAAGAGACTTGATGAATATTGTTAACAATATCAAACAAACTAAACAACCTTATGTACTTTATGAACAAAATATTTCATCTAAAGTTACTGATGTAATACAGAAAGAGTCTAATTCAACGCCATTAAGTTTTCATAATATGGCAACACTTTCCAAAGAAGAAAGTAAAGAGAGCAATATTACTTATCAATCCTTAATGAAACGAAATATAAAATCGCTAGATAAAGCATTAAATGAATAA
- the aldA gene encoding aldehyde dehydrogenase, with the protein MQRVWRCQTLNQLFINNEFIESKSTDTMDVINPATGEKIDTITFATEYEVNDAIAKSKQAQLEWEQTPEPTRSDHVKLLIPLLEKNKDELATLYVKEQGKTLASAKGEIDKAIHFINYMTSLSMNNKGEVLQNTRENETILLTKKPIGVTAGIVPWNAPIMVLMRKVIPAIITGCSVVIKPSEATSLITLKIAELIRDSTIPAGLVQILPGTGETVGTQLAQHPDIQLISLTGSMRSGKSVYAESANTVKKVNLELGGNAPVLVTPNANLDKAVDYIVTARINNAGQVCTCPERIFVHEDVHEDFVNKLKTKMEQLTVGDPFDEQTDYGAIINQQQLDSIDGKVQNAIKNGATLITGGHKIERSGFFYEPTILDNVNVEDEAFKNEIFGPVLPIVTYQDFDIAITQANDTNAGLSSFIFSENLKEIMLATEKLKFGEVYANCEAEEVVNGFHAGWRESGIGGADGVHGLEEYYNTTVSYIRYD; encoded by the coding sequence ATGCAAAGAGTGTGGAGGTGTCAAACATTGAACCAATTATTTATAAACAATGAATTTATCGAAAGTAAATCAACAGACACTATGGACGTTATCAATCCTGCAACTGGAGAAAAAATAGATACGATAACATTTGCAACTGAGTACGAGGTTAACGATGCAATTGCTAAATCAAAACAAGCTCAACTAGAATGGGAGCAAACACCAGAACCTACTCGCTCAGATCACGTTAAGTTATTAATACCCTTACTCGAAAAAAATAAAGATGAACTTGCAACATTATATGTTAAAGAACAAGGTAAAACACTAGCATCTGCAAAAGGTGAAATAGATAAAGCAATCCACTTTATTAATTATATGACAAGTTTAAGTATGAACAATAAAGGTGAAGTGTTACAAAACACTAGAGAAAACGAGACCATTTTACTAACTAAAAAGCCGATTGGTGTTACTGCAGGAATCGTTCCATGGAACGCACCCATTATGGTATTAATGAGAAAGGTCATCCCCGCAATAATTACAGGTTGTTCTGTAGTAATTAAACCGAGTGAAGCAACATCATTAATAACACTGAAAATTGCAGAACTTATTCGTGATTCAACAATACCAGCAGGGCTTGTCCAAATACTTCCTGGTACGGGAGAAACGGTTGGTACTCAATTAGCACAACACCCTGATATCCAACTTATTTCACTTACAGGTAGCATGAGATCTGGTAAATCAGTGTATGCTGAAAGCGCCAATACAGTTAAAAAAGTAAATTTAGAACTTGGGGGTAATGCTCCAGTGCTAGTAACTCCTAATGCCAATTTAGACAAAGCTGTTGATTACATCGTTACTGCCAGAATCAATAACGCTGGACAAGTATGCACATGCCCTGAACGTATTTTTGTACACGAAGATGTTCACGAGGATTTTGTAAATAAATTAAAAACTAAAATGGAACAATTAACAGTAGGCGATCCATTTGATGAACAAACTGATTACGGTGCGATTATTAACCAACAACAACTTGATAGTATTGATGGAAAAGTCCAAAATGCCATAAAAAATGGCGCTACTTTAATTACAGGAGGACATAAGATAGAACGTTCTGGTTTCTTCTATGAACCTACTATTTTAGATAACGTAAACGTTGAAGATGAAGCCTTTAAAAATGAAATTTTCGGTCCTGTTCTACCTATTGTAACTTATCAAGATTTTGATATTGCAATTACACAAGCCAATGATACAAATGCTGGTTTATCATCCTTTATCTTCTCTGAAAATTTAAAAGAAATTATGTTAGCTACTGAAAAACTTAAATTTGGTGAAGTCTATGCAAACTGTGAAGCCGAAGAAGTAGTGAATGGATTCCATGCAGGTTGGAGAGAATCTGGTATTGGTGGTGCCGATGGTGTACACGGTTTAGAAGAATATTACAACACTACTGTATCCTATATAAGATATGACTAA
- a CDS encoding ABC transporter ATP-binding protein — MKVFWKLGWFFKQQKLSYIIGLGTLLLIALIEIVPPQIIGRTIDQMTTNQLTSKLLMVYLVILVVVAILTYVLRYVWRLSIFGTSQKLGQILRTYLFKKYTDMSAIFFQNRRTGDLMAHATNDIRAVQNAAGAGILMIADSLITGGTVIITMATTVSWKLTLIAMIPLPFMVLLTSFYGALLSKGFKKAQAAFSKLNDKTQESVAGIKVTKTFGYESSDQADFKDLSDDVVDKNLKVSKIDALFDPTITLVIGMSYFLSIAFGAQMVFHNEITLGQLITFTTYLGMLVWPLLALGLFFNIVQRAKASYERIEEIGNLPNGIDTHHKTDKSPQGDIHFNIEHFNFPGNDNQGVYDIHFTIKQGTTVGIVGRTGSGKSTLIRLLLREFDTKHVQDITYGAYPLRDYKIGLLRGQFGYVPQEHFLFSTTIRNNIAFSNEAIEDDQIYEVSRLSHIHDDIMNFTNGYQTVVGERGVSLSGGQKQRVSIARALLLNPEVLILDDSLSAVDAQTEEVILGNLEHLRKNKTNIITAHRMSAVKHADLIIVMDEGKIVERGHHESLMQQRGWYYETYQSQALQAKLSRNLDNLTKGDGEND, encoded by the coding sequence ATGAAAGTATTTTGGAAATTGGGATGGTTTTTTAAACAACAGAAACTTAGTTATATCATTGGTTTAGGGACATTATTGCTAATTGCATTAATTGAAATTGTGCCACCACAAATTATAGGGCGTACAATAGATCAAATGACGACAAATCAATTAACATCTAAATTATTAATGGTTTATTTAGTTATATTGGTTGTAGTTGCCATATTAACTTATGTACTTAGATATGTATGGAGGTTGTCTATATTTGGAACGAGTCAAAAACTGGGACAAATTTTAAGAACATATCTTTTCAAAAAGTATACAGATATGAGTGCTATATTCTTTCAAAATAGACGTACAGGAGATTTAATGGCTCATGCTACAAATGATATCCGTGCCGTACAAAATGCAGCAGGTGCTGGAATCCTTATGATCGCGGATTCATTGATTACAGGGGGAACTGTAATTATAACGATGGCTACAACAGTAAGTTGGAAACTCACATTGATTGCCATGATACCACTACCATTTATGGTGTTATTAACTAGTTTTTACGGAGCTCTTTTAAGTAAAGGGTTTAAAAAAGCTCAAGCTGCATTTAGTAAATTGAATGATAAAACACAAGAAAGTGTTGCAGGGATTAAAGTTACTAAAACTTTTGGCTACGAATCCAGTGATCAAGCCGACTTTAAAGATTTAAGTGATGATGTGGTTGATAAAAACCTAAAAGTATCTAAAATAGACGCATTATTTGATCCGACAATTACATTAGTTATTGGTATGAGTTACTTTTTATCTATTGCTTTTGGAGCACAAATGGTCTTTCATAATGAGATAACCTTAGGACAACTCATCACTTTTACGACGTATCTAGGGATGTTAGTATGGCCGTTATTGGCATTGGGGTTATTTTTTAACATTGTACAAAGAGCAAAAGCTTCTTATGAACGTATAGAGGAAATAGGAAACTTACCTAATGGTATCGATACTCATCATAAAACTGATAAAAGTCCTCAAGGTGATATTCACTTTAATATTGAACATTTTAATTTCCCAGGTAATGATAATCAAGGGGTGTATGATATTCACTTTACAATCAAACAAGGTACCACTGTAGGTATTGTTGGCCGTACAGGCTCAGGTAAGAGTACATTGATAAGGCTATTGTTAAGAGAGTTTGATACTAAACATGTTCAAGATATAACATATGGTGCTTATCCGTTACGTGACTATAAAATTGGATTATTAAGAGGGCAATTTGGTTATGTACCACAAGAACATTTTTTGTTTTCTACTACGATTCGAAATAACATCGCGTTTAGTAATGAGGCTATAGAAGATGATCAAATATATGAAGTAAGTCGATTAAGCCATATCCATGATGATATTATGAATTTTACTAATGGCTACCAAACAGTTGTAGGTGAACGGGGTGTATCATTATCAGGTGGGCAGAAGCAACGAGTTTCTATAGCGAGAGCTTTATTATTGAATCCTGAGGTATTGATTTTAGATGATTCATTATCTGCTGTAGATGCACAAACTGAAGAGGTAATATTAGGGAACTTAGAACATTTGAGAAAGAATAAAACTAATATTATAACAGCGCATCGTATGAGTGCCGTGAAACATGCTGACCTTATTATTGTTATGGATGAAGGGAAAATAGTTGAACGTGGTCATCATGAATCATTAATGCAACAACGAGGATGGTATTATGAAACTTATCAATCACAAGCGTTACAAGCCAAGTTGTCGCGTAACTTAGACAATCTTACGAAAGGGGATGGTGAAAATGACTGA